The nucleotide sequence GAGATTTTGGTACGCcgtttttgctttgcatcTTCTTAAGCCAGTGCCAGCTACCAACAGAAGATTGATTTTGGTCACCCTCGAGGGCCTGCAGCGCGGCGAGGTCGGCGAATTGTCCTTTTCTCATCTCAGCCTCGGCGGATAgtttttggttttgttgttgttgcttggTGCGAAATTTGGTCATGTCCGTGACGACTTTGATTCCAGCCTTGGTATTTTGGGCCTTTTGCCTCGCCCTCGACTTTAGTCGTGTTGGCTTCTGGACTGAATAAGTCGAATCTGGCAAGAGGAAGCTGGATTTCCGCGACGGGCCGCCTTTGTGCTTTGGTCGAGACAAAGGGGCTGGGGTCTCGCCATTGTCGAGCGCCAACAACAGGTCAGCCACCCCGACCCCAGAATATGGCTCATCATCGGTCCAGTCCTCCCACTCATctctgttgttgtttttgttgccATCCTTTGAGATTGGAGAGCTCTGTGAACGAGCGTTGTGATAAAACGACACCGAGCCGTTCATGATGAAAGTGAAATATTAAAAGTGGTATGGATAgtggggtaaaaaaaaagagaagaaagatGAAGGGCTGGAAAGAAGAAACCAAAAGAATTTGACGATTTAAAGATCAAAATATACTAGTTGGTAATAATTAGTTGGACGTTGAATGTGAGATGTCCAGCGTCAGTTTGACGAGTACTGGACGTGGTTGGGTGTTCCAGAGTTAGTCTGGAAGCACCAAGAGATCTCCGGGTCAGATGGAAAGACAAGACGAGGGGGCTGAAAGTAATTTTTCTTTGTTGCGTAAAAAATGACAGTCGTCAATCGTTTGTTTGAATGGGGTTTAGTCGTGGCTGAATAGGATTCCCATTGTTCTGTTATGAATAGGAAGGGGGCAGACAAAGAAGAATAAGGAGATACCAAACGCCAGGTTTAGTCACGGCACGAATGACGGTACCAGACAAAGAAAGGTCAGTATTTGGACCCGAACAATAGTAAAAAGCAAGCCACACGAATGAGTGAGCCAGGAAAAAAATGAAGAAGTAGGAATGAGACGTGATGAATAGAAGATGAACAGTTTCTGGGAGACCAGAACCAAAGAGAGGAAAAAAGACAGCCACCTGGACAGCCtgcagaaaaaggaaaagaaaatgaaaCACGAAAAACACGGAGATTAACAAGCTGGCCAGCAACAACTTCTTGCCGAACCAGTTGACGCTATGGGTTTTGAGGGAAAAGCACGGAGGCGACATTGCCTCGACGCAGACGCTGTCCATCGTGAGATGCCACTGGCCAGAGGCTCAGTCTTGTCCCGGCCCGCCCTAGCTGGGCAAATGCATCTCGCCATACACGACGCCCCGCCTGGCAGCATGTTTTGGCCATGTTATTCGTCGGAGCAGGAATTGGGGCCATTTCCCCCCATGCTGGTAGACAAGAAAGAAgcgaaaaacaacaaaagccCGGGAAGAGACGAGGGGTGGGCAACGCAACACAAGCGCCTTCGTGGTATGAGATAGCCGCCCAGGGCCAGCGCTTCCAGTTGAAGTATTGGCTGAGATTGAACAAGACTTGTCTTCCCATAATGGGCGGACCAGTACAACAGCCGCTGATTGGGTGTTTGTCGCGCAGGTGGGTCTGGGATTTGACCAGGGTCGAGAGGTGGGCGGGCAGTTGCGTCCAGACATTGCGGCCATGAAGGTTGCGCTTCCGGGATCGTCAATGCAATGTAACAGTCGAATTTTCGATGCGCTCTCTGCAGACACCGTTATGAGCCAGAGGCAGGCCGCGGCCATGTTCCAGACGCATCTGGGACCGGACGGCGGGAGTTTTCAGATCCGTACGTAAGTTTGTCTGCCTTGTTTGCCTGTCTTACTTCGTGGTGGTGAGTGGAGCATGGGTACAAGTGTTGGACAGTACAGGTAGGGTTAGGGGTGTAAACAGAGGTAATTATTCCCAGGCGCATGCCCAGATATTATCCAACATGATTTACActctcgtcgtcgccgtgccTATAACCATATAATATCTCATTGACACCAGCCAATGGCACATCCATCACCGCATCGGTGCCTTCGTTCCATATTGACCTCCAGTCAATCCCGCCCGGCGTTGTGACGccatcatcctcatcatTACCTCCCTGAATACCCAGTCCTCCACCAGGAGCACCGGTAGCCCACTTCCCAGCCCCGAGTCCATCAGTCCTCGGCCTCAACCTGCCCCGCGCATCGACAGCAGCGATCTTGCCGGCAGTGTCCACAACCGTCTCGATCGATTCCAGCCGGAGCGTCAAAAACTCCGTGTTGTAAAGCGCCAGCGCAACGTAGATGTACACGATGAGCATGACCAGAAACCCGGGAACGGCGAGGGCCCACCACCGACTCGGGTAGTAGTAGATGCCGACGGCGTGCAGCACGGGCGATGGCAAAAAGGCCCACAGTAGGTAGATGAGCAGCGCGACCCACGACAGCACGTATAGCACGAAGCCGTAGTATTCGTACGTCGGGACCTGCGGCGTCGCCCGCGGTACCGGCTCCAGCTCGTCGTCGGACGCGTCGGGGGTGTTTGGCCGCGAGGGGCGCAGCAGCGACGTCAGCGACGGCGAGGGGGGCAGCGGGGTGGGTGGTCGGCCGTAGTAGGGCGGGGCGAAGTTGTGCGTGAATGTCGGCGTGTGAACTTCACCGCTTCCGTCCCGGCCcgcatcatcgtcatcgtcgtcgtcggatGGGGATCCGTGTTCGTCGCTCGACGTGTGTTGGTATATcagttcgtcatcgtcgctgtCGTCTTCTGAATTGAGGGCCATTTTGGCTGCTGTGCCCTTGTGTACAGCTGACAGGAGCCTCCACCATAGGTATGATTCGACAGCAGTCTGCAAACCAACCCAGTCGCAAGGTTGGCTTGTTGAACAATCAGATGGATTAAGATTATTGAAGGGTTGCGCAGCGGGGCGTCATCGGATTGCGACAGGATAGTTTCCACGGTGGCTCTGGACAGTGTGTTTGTATATACGCACTGTAAGGGCAGCGACATGAAAAGGGGTAATCGTTCAGAGCGTACTGTAGGTGTTGGATTTGACTGCAACTTCCCAGATGAGAAAGAGTAAGTAAGCACCTTAAACATTGTCAATTTGACGTATTTAAATCTGACGTTATTCCCGGGGCATCGATACCCTGGCTTGCCTGGCAAGAGTCGACACCATATTCCTTGCCGGGCGATGAAAACCGCGCAAGAGATTGAGCCCATTGAAGTTTTGATCTGCTGTTATACAGGGCCTCATTGATAAACTTTTATGTCGGCCCATTCTTCCCGATTCTGCTTCAAACATACAGATTGAAGCAAACCATTCTATCTGATgtgtgagaaaaaaaaagtcgactACCGTTCCAAGTCATCCTGTCACGTTGACGTGATGCGAGTTTGGAAGCATCGGCGCCCGTCTTGGCCATCGTGGTCTTGTTTATAATATTCACAACTGCTCATCATGGCCATAAATCAACATGATGCGACACTATGACTGGTGTGGCTTCTATGTCACTCTCGGCAAGTTTTTAACCTCGTGGACGACTCAATCTTTGCACGAACATGACTTCATGCTTTGAATGGAATTCGAGTTGACCAGTACCACTCGCATTCGCATGTCTACAAGGTCGCTTGTACCAACACTGATGGGTCATATAGGGTGCTAGCGTACTAATTATGTGAGTACTGACGAACAATGGATAGACTCCTTCCTCCGTGTCTTGACTGGCTTATCGTGTATTCACCTCAAGTCATTTATAACAACACATCACTCCATCCATGGATAAACGAAGCGGTCGACTCCATCCTCTTCCCTGGACGATGAGCCATTACGCATATCACAGGATTGCGGTGACGTCTTCACAACTGCCAAGACCGTCCAAAGTGTCTCAAGCGCAGTCCTGTAAGGACGAGGCCGTTATGATAGTATCCCTCGTGCGCCCCCAAGATGACAGTCTTGCGCGAATCACTAAATCCATCCATCGCGACGAACTAGTCCCAGCCAAGCAGCTGTTTCTGCGCCGGGAAGCGGCTCTGGGCGAAAGCATTGCATGCCTCGGGACTGGCGTGCACGACCTCCTGCGGCAAAGCAGGTGAAGCCTTTGGCCGGGCCGCCGGTTGATGCGTCACTATCTAGACTAACGTTGGTGATAATGGCGAAGCGGTCGAGCTTGCGGTCTGCGTGCTGGCTCTGTGCACGCTCAGCCACCTCGAGGAACTCGTTGACGGTCTCTAAGATGACGTTCTCAGCAGTGATATAGATCGGGACCAGCGGCATCTTCCCTGGCTATTGATCCGGTTGATTTCGGCACTGACCTGGCCCCTAAATGGTGTGTGTGGCGCGGGGTTCTGGACTCCTCATTGGCCTGCAGCTGGCCTATGGTCACCGGGCCCCAAACTCCATCGCAACGGCCGGCTTCGTTGCGCAAGACCCGGGCGCGTTCTGGGCCGGGGGGTGTTGCTTTCAGGTCGTCCAGGGCGGCGATTGCAGCGCGGACGTTGTCAAATACGCAGCCGAAGCCGATTGTTTGTTCGCACTAATGATTCCAGATCCTGGAAATATACCTGAACACTGACAAAGCAGAGCCCatgcttgcttgctgctgGCTGATCGAGTTGGATCAATGGGGGTGAGATGACAGTTATATCTTTGCCGTTCCTATTGGTTCCGTACGTGTCTCTATTATACGAGCTCGGGAAATCCCTCATAACTTCGTCTCCCTTCCCTCTTGGCGGCTCGACAGATTCGAAAGAGTCAGAGTTTCAACTGTCACTCAGGGCAGGCTTGAAATCATCGTCGGGCTTGGCGAAGAGCAGCACTCGACAAGGCGGACGCAAGCCAACGTTAGTCTTGGTTGTGAAGTCACATACGGTCTTTGTAGGGCGAACCTTGTTAGCATGTCCTCGCCATAGCAGTCTCCGTCACTTGACTGGCCATCTACATTGTCGCGACAGACAGCCATGATGGCAGCGTGCGAGTCGCCTGACATTGATATTGGTGGCTTGATTATTTGGTCATCAAGAGATTGTTGTGAATCCGAATTGTTAATGAAGTTCCCCCACAAAATAACAGATTATTGAGGGGGAGAGAGGGGAGAAGAAGAGGACCACGTCCAAGTCAAGTAGCCTTACCTCGACCAAGGCCCCTGGACGACCGATCACAATACAATCGAAGGTTATACAAAACCAATCGGTCCCGAATAGGTTTGAGATCTAGCAAATAACACAGGACGAGTGGCGTTTAATTGCTATGCCATATTCCAAGTACCACAAAAATGCCATGTCCGTACTGTATACGTCAAATCCCCCAACATGTTTAATTGCTTAGCCCCCACTGGAGGCAGCGACCTATGTTATGGGATCCCACAGACTAATGAAACCATACGGACATTATTTTTTCTCTGGTCTAAGCCGTGCCGCCTCTTTCTCCTACGGCCATGTCTTTACTTTGTTCACGGACATCATGCAGGAAATCACTGCCACTAACAACACACTTAtgcactttttttctttccaagATATAAGATATCTACTTAGCTAGACCGCGGAGACTTTATGTGCCTGACATCCAGTTACAGCGATGCGTATCCAAGCAATCTTGGACTGGAATGTTCCGCCACTTGATGGATAGCAAAAAGAGGTAGGTTGGTCAAGGCACAAGCTCGAGGGTACTATTAGCCATTCTGTtcaagaaaaagacaaaagagtTCAAACGCACAAGTCTATGCGCAATTCCACGATGCTCATGGAGTGTCATGCATAATACGCCAAGTGTAGAATAACTGTTACCTGACTTAAGGCGGCAAATACTGCAGTCTGTAATGCAGTGGTTGGTAAACCGTTTGCCGAATTTGGAATTAACGCACCAACatccaaaaacaaaaccatGAGTGCAGACCACCATAATGAAAGTATTTTTTGAGTCGAATCCTTCAATAGAAAGTGTACAAAACGCGAGTAAAGACATGTCCATTCGATTTAAAGCAAACATTCATCATTGGTCATAAAGTTAGGTACCGGTAAAGGTATTGTTTCTCTCACAGCATTTGATCCGCGGAAACCAGTACCACAATGGAAAGAAACGTTTACCAAAGGCACTATGAGCGGCTGTGATTCTTCCCGGGTCGCTGCTGGTTGTTCGTGGGTTCGGACTGGTAGAGGTGGTCTGGGTACTCGAAAACTTCACCTGCACTTGGCTTGCGTCCTGGGCTCTGCTCCAGATACGTTTTGGAAATGTAGAAGAGGATATGAAAGAATATGTCCGGCAGCCTCTAAGCAAGTACAAAACTGGTAGAACCAACCAACTTCTGCAGGCCCAAGTGACCACTTCAACCCACCTCGTATATCCCCTGC is from Pyricularia oryzae 70-15 chromosome 2, whole genome shotgun sequence and encodes:
- a CDS encoding PIG-P domain-containing protein produces the protein MALNSEDDSDDDELIYQHTSSDEHGSPSDDDDDDDAGRDGSGEVHTPTFTHNFAPPYYGRPPTPLPPSPSLTSLLRPSRPNTPDASDDELEPVPRATPQVPTYEYYGFVLYVLSWVALLIYLLWAFLPSPVLHAVGIYYYPSRWWALAVPGFLVMLIVYIYVALALYNTEFLTLRLESIETVVDTAGKIAAVDARGRLRPRTDGLGAGKWATGAPGGGLGIQGGNDEDDGVTTPGGIDWRSIWNEGTDAVMDVPLAGVNEILYGYRHGDDESVNHVG